The window TTTTATTTAAACATAGACTTAATGCTCCCCCATGAACGTTGAACGGCTGTGGGATCATGTTGTATTGATGTGATGGAAATTTCATCGCCCTCGCTTGATCTTGTAATCAACCTGTACACGAGCGTTTGTGGATTATCACTGTTTTTATAGATATTATCATCTATAAAAAAATAATCTAAAGACCCGGTTGAATTAATGGTAATGATCTTTTTTTCAGGTTTATCATCTATCTTCCTGTAAAGATCAAATGAACCAACTCCCATATTATCATTTATCTCCCAGTCAAGCCTGATATCAACGCCCTGGTAGGAAGCAGTAAAGGATTTGATTACGACATTTAATGCCGTAACTGTTGAGAAAACAAATACCAGTAAAAACAATATGTTTGGAAACTTTTGGAACATTTTTAATAAAATTACTTTCGTATTCTTATCTACCATACCTTCCCAAAATCAAAATCAAATTTACAATCTCCCAAATCAAAAATAAAATGCTTATTTTTAGTTCCAAGCACTTTTGCATATTTTTTATTTTTCAACTCAAATACTTCAACCTTCTCTTCATCCTTATCTACAATGACATAATATCTTACACCTTGTGATTGGTAAATTTCATATTTTATTCCCCTGTCTTTATCTTTGGTTTTGGGAGAAAGAATTTCAAAAATCAATGAAGGTGGAAATTTTAAAAAGTCATCAGTAAATTTTCCACATATCACAGAAACATCAGGCTGCACTACAGTATCATCACTGATTATCCAATCCAGCGGCATAACGGCCTTACATTTTGGACAATTTTCCAGTTTTTGAGATAATTGAATTAATATTTTCCCATTAATTTCCTGATGTTTAAACACAGGTGTGGGAGACATTGCATAAGGCACACCATAAATTAGTTCCCAGTTACCCTCCCACCGGTAATAATCATCATAGGTATAATATGGCAGATATTTTTGTGCTAATCCCATAATCTTCAAAGATTAAAAACATAAAAAGTTTCATCGTACAAAGGTACTCATAATAATTGAAATTCAAAAAAATACTAGTACTTAATTTCATAAATAATAGTATTTAATTTAAATGGTTCACTCTTATGAATTATTCATTGAAAAAATGGTTATATGGCTTTATGGTTATATGGTTGATTAACAGTAATTTTAGCCATATAACCATATAACCATTTAACCATCATAAACAGATAACTTGAAGTCGAAAAAAGCGTATTCATAATTACGCTAATTTTTGACATTTGATACTAGTTTTTTAGCGTAAAATCTGAACCCACCCATTGATAACCGGACTTTCTGTTGTATACTCCTCCTTTGTACCATTTTTATCTACAGTGATCTTGCGGAGAGTGTTATTATTATCTAATTCAATCAAAAAGAAATAGGTACCATCGGGCAGGGGCCTCCCATTCATGTTATTGCCATCCCATACGATTCCATCCTTTTTATTATTATAATTTTCCCCTTCCCACACCTTATCTCCCCACCGGTTATAAATCGTTACTTTATTAGGCAGGCAAACAACACCATCAATGATCCAGCTATCGTTTACTTCATCCTTGTTAGGTGAAAATGCGCTAAGAATGAACAATTCACAGTCTTTACATAGAGCAGCGTTCAAAGATACGGTTACCGAATCATAATTAATGCATCCATTAGAATCCGTAACCGTTACAAAATAGATCGTAGCGGATGGTGGACTTGCAACAGGGTTGTTCACATTAATATTATC is drawn from Cytophagales bacterium and contains these coding sequences:
- a CDS encoding Uma2 family endonuclease; the protein is MGLAQKYLPYYTYDDYYRWEGNWELIYGVPYAMSPTPVFKHQEINGKILIQLSQKLENCPKCKAVMPLDWIISDDTVVQPDVSVICGKFTDDFLKFPPSLIFEILSPKTKDKDRGIKYEIYQSQGVRYYVIVDKDEEKVEVFELKNKKYAKVLGTKNKHFIFDLGDCKFDFDFGKVW